TCCGCGCCGAGCTGGATCTTGGTCGGCGCCATGGCATGGCCCAGCACACGGATGTCCGTGTGCATGCAGACGAGCTGCGCTTCGACCGTACGGTCCAGTGTGATCCGGTCCAGCACATTGCTGCCCGCTCCGCCGATGCCGACGATGCAGGTCCTGAGGGCGGGTTTGTCAGGCGCTTCCCGCTGCGAGTGGCGATCATATTCAACCATAGGACAGATTGGTTTTAATGTTGGTTAGGTGAGGCGGAGTAAAAATCAGATGGCGACAGAGAGGAGGTCGGCCATCCGGTGTGCCAGCCTTTTGAGCGGTGACAGGAAGGGCTTCTCTTGATCCAGAATCTGCGCATAACGAATGAGACCGATGGGTGCGGAGAACTGAGGGTTCTCGAAAGTGGCGGTCACACCACTGACGGGAGCTGAACCAGCGCGCGTTACCTTCATTCCAAACACTTCACGGGCCACCACGTCAATCCCTTTTAACAGGCTCGTGCCCCCGGTCAGGTAAACGCCGGCGGCAAGCTGGCCGACGTGTCCCTCGCAGCGGTGATGCACCTGCTCCAGGATTTCCCGCACCCGCAGGTAGATGACCTCGTTCAAAAACGCCCGCTCCACCTCTCCCAAAACGTAGCCGGTATCATCCTCCACCCTCACCATCTCACCTGCAGGCACGTCTTCGTACTCGCAGCTTCCCTCGGTCACTTTCAGCGCTTCCGCGCGTCCATGCGGGATCTGCAAAGCCATGGCGATGTCCTGGCTGATGTGGTCCCCACCCAGTGGAATGCAGCCGGAGATCGTCAGCATGCCATCTTTATAGAGTACAAAATCTGCTGTGCCGCCGCCCAGATCAATCATCAGGGAGCCTTCACGCTTGGCCTCACGGTTTAGCACCACCTGCGCTGCCGCGATGCCATTAAAGACGACATCTTCCACCTCCAGCGGCACTTCCTTCACGCACTTGATGGAGTTTTGGATACGAGGAAGGCTGCCGTGCACAATGTGGTAGTCTGCCTCCAGCAGCCTTGCCTGGCGGCCGATGGGCTGGCGCACTGCCTCCACCCCGTCCACAATATACTGCCGGGTCACGCTGTGCATGGAGATACTGTCCTGCGGTGCAGGCACATTCCGGGCGATCTCCTTCACCTCTTCCACATCATCCTCAGTGATCTCGGACTGGTCCGCCGGCAGGCGATAGCAACCCCGGTTGTTGATGCTCTCAATGTGGCCGCCGCTGACTCCCAGGAAGACATTGCGGATCATCACATCACTGTAGTCTTCGGCACGCACCAGGGCGTCATTCAAACAGGTGTGGACGGTGTCAAAGTCCACGATCTCGCCTTTGCGCACGCCGCGTGAGGGAGCTGTTCCGACACCCAGGATTTTGATGGTGCCGTCGCGCTTCGCCTCACCCACGACGACGCAGATCTTGCTGGTGCCGATTTCCAGGCCTGCATAGATGGTGGTCTTCGCCATAATGTGTCAACGAACTGAAGTGGGTTTTGAAAGAGAGACGGTTTTGCCAGGATCAGGCTGCAAACCCGCCAGATCCGGCGGTTTGCGAAAGGTGATGGGGACGTTCTGGCGGGCCAGCAGATTCAATGTTTCGATCTCCCAGTTTCTCGCCCGTGCCTCAATGCGCACACGGTCCAGACGGGCAAGCTGCACGTCCAGGTCATCCACGCCAAAAGTGATCACCGCTTTGTCCGTAAAATGGGCCA
This portion of the Prosthecobacter sp. SYSU 5D2 genome encodes:
- the ftsA gene encoding cell division protein FtsA encodes the protein MAKTTIYAGLEIGTSKICVVVGEAKRDGTIKILGVGTAPSRGVRKGEIVDFDTVHTCLNDALVRAEDYSDVMIRNVFLGVSGGHIESINNRGCYRLPADQSEITEDDVEEVKEIARNVPAPQDSISMHSVTRQYIVDGVEAVRQPIGRQARLLEADYHIVHGSLPRIQNSIKCVKEVPLEVEDVVFNGIAAAQVVLNREAKREGSLMIDLGGGTADFVLYKDGMLTISGCIPLGGDHISQDIAMALQIPHGRAEALKVTEGSCEYEDVPAGEMVRVEDDTGYVLGEVERAFLNEVIYLRVREILEQVHHRCEGHVGQLAAGVYLTGGTSLLKGIDVVAREVFGMKVTRAGSAPVSGVTATFENPQFSAPIGLIRYAQILDQEKPFLSPLKRLAHRMADLLSVAI